The following proteins are co-located in the Gossypium hirsutum isolate 1008001.06 chromosome A02, Gossypium_hirsutum_v2.1, whole genome shotgun sequence genome:
- the LOC107935254 gene encoding uncharacterized protein DDB_G0290685, with product MFRLSPGRNQRSKGLKVKHALQICVLVGICIWLLYQVKHSGEKKAIYEKSGSDVVKLGRKDFPRSEGMTVTDARHKEEEEEESKNGDEDNKPEVTEDEGNGEVGGMHEHDNEIPEEGTEREEHRNDDNEETMENENKGNEETREGDNEEKENIKDSREKENKEIGEESNEMEKSEGEIENAGSSDDRVRDGIDGNNEEAREEHYKGDDASSEVVHDTQNETSGSENSNKAEQLENKDKNDREDETNSSEAANVGHEESNVQENGTAENNQESSNGNNEAESKEDAHPDTATELNENLTDTTHSSTENVNGMVQLSEKSDSGGNDEHSDSNTTPISTDNGDGANGGSTSNSDSSESNGQTEKSNAGSHSNSNAVQSEESNNNSGGEGTHTNENSNADQNSGTSSNTNDNAGAGQNGNDSSNSNNDGNANGNVGSTDNQSNTNDNVNANEDVTQKENNDSSSNENAAQSNTNNNENNNNENAGQDGKNATQSNTDNNENVGQNENNAAQSNTENNENAGQNESNASQSNTENNENAGQNENAAPSNAENNENVGQNENNAAPSNTENNENAGQNENNAAPSNTDNNENAGQNENNATQSNTDENNNNNENAGQNENNVTQSNTDNSSNNNNNENASQNENNAAQSSNNNENASQDENNASQSFTDTTNNNENASQDGNNASQSFTDTTNNNENASQNENNASQSYTDTTTNESNDAIQTNTNSNENSSSNENNAVQSSNNENAGQNENENNATHSFNDSNGSSNYDTNTDGNTQNNPDTSSTNQEVKEGETGLGTLPGTTSEGNKSENATAE from the coding sequence ATGTTCCGGCTTTCACCTGGTAGGAACCAAAGATCGAAAGGATTGAAGGTGAAGCATGCTCTACAAATATGTGTTCTTGTTGGTATTTGCATTTGGCTGCTTTACCAAGTTAAGCACTCTGGGGAGAAGAAAGCCATTTATGAGAAATCTGGGAGTGATGTTGTGAAGTTGGGGCGAAAGGACTTCCCTCGATCGGAAGGGATGACTGTTACAGATGCACGGCATaaggaggaagaagaggaagaaagtaAGAATGGGGATGAAGATAATAAGCCTGAGGTAACCGAAGATGAAGGAAATGGGGAAGTCGGTGGGATGCATGAGCATGATAATGAGATACCCGAGGAGGGAACTGAGCGTGAAGAACATAGGAATGACGATAACGAAGAGACTatggaaaatgaaaacaaaggaAATGAGGAGACTCGTGAAGGCGATAATGAAGAGAAAGAGAACATCAAGGATAGtcgagaaaaggaaaataaagagattgGGGAAGAGAGCAATGAGATGGAGAAGAGTGAAGGTGAGATAGAGAATGCAGGTAGCTCGGATGATCGGGTTCGTGATGGAATTGATGGGAATAATGAAGAAGCGAGAGAAGAGCACTACAAGGGGGATGATGCTTCAAGTGAAGTAGTCCATGATACCCAAAATGAGACGAGTGGTTCAGAAAATTCCAACAAGGCTGAGCAGTTGGAAAACAAAGATAAGAATGACCGGGAGGACGAAACAAATAGCAGTGAAGCGGCCAATGTCGGTCATGAAGAGTCGAATGTGCAAGAAAATGGAACAGCTGAAAACAATCAAGAAAGCAGTAATGGGAATAACGAAGCCGAGTCTAAAGAAGATGCACATCCCGATACAGCTACGGAATTGAATGAGAATCTGACAGATACAACACACAGTTCAACCGAGAATGTAAATGGTATGGTTCAGCTATCTGAGAAATCGGATTCAGGTGGCAATGATGAACACTCAGATTCAAATACAACCCCTATTTCAACTGATAATGGGGATGGAGCTAATGGAGGTTCTACAAGTAATTCGGATTCCAGTGAATCAAATGGACAGACTGAAAAATCGAATGCCGGATCACACAGCAATTCAAATGCTGTTCAGAGTGAGGAATCAAACAATAATTCTGGAGGAGAGGGGACACACACAAATGAAAATTCAAATGCTGACCAGAACAGTGGAACATCGTCGAACACTAATGATAATGCTGGTGCAGGTCAGAATGGGAATGATAGTAGCAATTCTAACAATGACGGGAATGCGAATGGGAATGTTGGCAGCACAGACAATCAGAGCAACACCAATGACAATGTAAATGCAAATGAAGATGTTACTCAAAAGGAAAACAACGATTCAAGTTCAAATGAAAATGCTGCACAGAGCAACACCAACAACAATGAAAACAATAACAATGAAAATGCGGGTCAGGACGGGAAGAATGCCACTCAGAGTAACACTGACAACAATGAAAATGTGGGTCAGAATGAGAACAATGCTGCTCAGAGCAACACTGAGAACAATGAAAATGCGGGTCAGAATGAGAGCAATGCATCTCAGAGCAACACTGAGAACAATGAGAATGCGGGTCAGAACGAAAATGCTGCTCCAAGTAACGCTGAGAACAATGAGAATGTGGGTCAGAACGAGAACAATGCCGCTCCAAGTAACACTGAGAACAATGAGAATGCGGGTCAGAACGAGAACAATGCTGCTCCGAGTAACACCGACAACAATGAGAATGCAGGTCAGAACGAGAACAATGCGACTCAGAGCAACACCGacgaaaacaacaacaacaatgaaAATGCAGGTCAGAATGAGAACAATGTGACTCAGAGCAACACTGACAacagcagcaacaacaacaacaacgaaAATGCAAGTCAAAACGAGAACAATGCTGCTCAGAGCAGTAACAACAATGAAAATGCAAGTCAGGATGAGAACAATGCATCTCAGAGCTTCACCGACACCACCAACAACAATGAAAATGCAAGTCAGGATGGGAACAATGCATCTCAAAGCTTCACCGACACCACCAACAACAACGAAAATGCAAGTCAGAACGAAAACAATGCTTCTCAGAGCTACACCGACACCACCACCAACGAGAGCAACGATGCCATTCAGACCAATACCAACAGCAACGAAAACTCAAGTTCAAATGAGAACAATGCCGTTCAGTCCTCCAATAACGAAAACGCAGGTCAGAACGAGAACGAGAACAATGCTACTCACAGCTTCAACGACAGCAACGGGAGCAGCAATTATGACACAAATACAGATGGAAACACCCAGAATAATCCCGACACTTCTTCAACGAATCAAGAAGTAAAAGAAGGTGAAACTGGTTTGGGAACTTTGCCAGGTACCACAAGTGAGGGAAATAAAAGTGAGAATGCAACTGCGGAATGA